One window of Mesorhizobium sp. WSM4904 genomic DNA carries:
- a CDS encoding PEP/pyruvate-binding domain-containing protein: MSASVKSAGQPETKDDLKRIYFIGGKKPPQDAATTAALGFKAYNLAKLAALGLEVPPAFVIGTGYCADPQAVVPQLWRPALAELEAFTGLKLGDVRRPLMLSVRSGAPVSMPGMMETLLNIGLTDATIPGLIRLTGHPRLAWDAYRRLIAGYGEVVAGIDLHHFEADLAAVRQDEDERSLDFTSLRQIAQLHLETFHRQTGAPFPQNPETQLSEAINAVFRSWGSEKAMAYRNLHGLSHEMGTAVTVQRMVFGNAGGLSGAGVGFTRNPITGDHKPWVDFLFNAQGEDVVSGRRTARGHDELAAVAPRVWEELVDAAALLERRFGDMQDFEFTVQEGVLFLLQTRNGKRTPMATARIALDLLAEGVIDAETARERTRGLDQHALTVRGIGSDDGVALSPIASAASASSGVVCGEIALAEARVRERKAAGISVILVRSDAETRDIAALDVADGLLTQHGARTSHAAVVARQLGKVCLVGCETMTIDAARNEVNIGGAIFPEGAVITLDGNNGSIYSGAARIVENVQTELLARLDMLHGRSAEPAERSATPFAEVG; encoded by the coding sequence ATGAGCGCATCTGTCAAGTCGGCCGGGCAGCCTGAAACCAAGGACGATCTCAAACGCATATACTTCATCGGCGGCAAGAAGCCGCCGCAGGACGCGGCCACCACGGCTGCCCTCGGATTCAAGGCCTATAACCTCGCCAAACTGGCCGCGCTCGGCCTCGAGGTGCCGCCCGCCTTCGTGATCGGGACCGGCTATTGCGCCGATCCGCAAGCGGTCGTTCCGCAACTTTGGCGGCCTGCCCTGGCCGAGCTCGAAGCGTTCACCGGACTGAAGCTGGGGGACGTCCGCAGGCCGCTGATGCTTTCGGTGCGTTCAGGTGCGCCGGTCTCGATGCCGGGCATGATGGAGACGCTGCTGAACATCGGACTTACGGACGCGACCATCCCAGGCCTGATACGCCTGACCGGTCATCCCCGGCTTGCCTGGGACGCCTACCGCCGGCTCATCGCCGGCTATGGCGAGGTGGTCGCCGGTATCGATCTTCATCATTTCGAGGCCGATCTTGCCGCAGTCCGGCAGGACGAGGATGAACGATCTCTCGACTTCACCAGCCTCCGGCAGATCGCCCAACTGCATCTCGAGACTTTTCACCGGCAAACCGGGGCGCCGTTCCCGCAGAATCCGGAAACCCAGTTGAGCGAAGCGATCAATGCCGTTTTCCGGTCGTGGGGAAGCGAAAAGGCGATGGCCTATCGCAACCTCCATGGCCTGTCGCATGAGATGGGCACGGCCGTGACCGTCCAGCGAATGGTGTTCGGCAACGCCGGCGGCCTCTCCGGGGCCGGCGTCGGCTTCACGCGCAATCCCATCACCGGCGACCACAAACCTTGGGTGGACTTCCTTTTCAATGCGCAGGGCGAGGATGTCGTGAGCGGGCGCCGCACCGCTCGCGGCCATGACGAGCTCGCCGCCGTGGCGCCGCGGGTCTGGGAGGAGCTGGTCGACGCGGCGGCCCTGCTCGAACGCCGCTTCGGGGATATGCAGGACTTCGAGTTCACCGTCCAGGAAGGGGTGCTGTTCCTGCTGCAGACCCGCAACGGAAAACGCACTCCCATGGCGACCGCCCGCATTGCGCTGGATCTTCTGGCCGAGGGCGTGATCGACGCGGAGACAGCGCGGGAGCGGACGCGCGGCCTCGACCAGCATGCGCTGACCGTCCGCGGCATCGGGAGCGACGACGGCGTCGCTTTGTCTCCCATCGCCTCGGCGGCATCCGCATCGAGCGGTGTCGTCTGCGGCGAGATCGCGCTCGCGGAGGCAAGGGTGCGCGAGCGCAAGGCCGCTGGTATCAGCGTCATCCTCGTCCGCAGCGATGCCGAAACCCGCGACATTGCCGCGCTCGACGTCGCCGACGGATTGTTGACGCAGCATGGCGCCAGGACATCCCATGCCGCGGTCGTCGCACGGCAGCTCGGCAAGGTCTGTCTGGTCGGTTGCGAGACAATGACGATCGACGCCGCGCGAAACGAGGTCAATATCGGCGGCGCCATCTTTCCGGAAGGCGCGGTGATCACGTTGGATGGCAATAACGGCAGCATCTATTCGGGTGCGGCGCGTATCGTCGAGAACGTGCAGACCGAGCTCTTGGCCCGACTGGACATGTTGCATGGCCGCTCGGCAGAACCGGCGGAGAGATCGGCGACACCATTCGCCGAAGTGGGCTGA
- a CDS encoding host attachment protein, whose protein sequence is MIADPRTLGEMRRHYQPSLNAKLVGEIGKDFVKHSVESIKYAVATA, encoded by the coding sequence GTGATCGCCGATCCGCGTACGCTTGGCGAAATGCGCAGACACTACCAGCCGTCGTTGAATGCGAAGCTGGTGGGCGAGATCGGCAAGGATTTCGTCAAACATTCGGTGGAATCGATCAAATACGCCGTCGCGACGGCGTGA